A stretch of DNA from Lycium ferocissimum isolate CSIRO_LF1 chromosome 4, AGI_CSIRO_Lferr_CH_V1, whole genome shotgun sequence:
TCAATCCAAGATTTTACTTACATGCTATCCCAATTTAGTTTTACTTTTAATGGCATCCAATCTTTTTATTCATATTCAGTAATTAATAGTAATTAtgtttggaacttgaatttcactttaaaagaattgaaatttCGTGAGTAAAAACTATTGTTTCACCTTATCAAacaaaatgactttttttttttttttttgcaagttaCAACAGAACAAACCTATAAAAAAACATTGATTTTAAGATAATGCTATAATATTTACAATATGAACGTCCAAATGGTCTACTTAAAATTCACACTAGATGGTGTATGCCCgtagcacgggcccaacactttggattatacAATGTATCtgtgtgtatgtagttgtgtataattataaaaatttatgtattgGGTAGTgatagtatatacatatatattttatactgCTAATAAACATACTTAAATTTGCACTGtcgatgcatatatatagataaacattaatacatatacacaaatgttATTTGTTTATTAAGTGGAATTATGTGACCATGATAAAACAATGAAAAGTAAAAGGAGTGTAAAAGTGACACGTGGccaaaaacataattaataccTGCGCACTTAAACGACATCATCCGTTTTTGATGCAATTTTTTTATGAAAGGCAAAATAGAAAAAGTAtgaatatatttaataataagCTACAGTAAGATTCTACTTTTAACTAATGGAATTATTCAATGGCAAGTGCTTTGACCAAATTGCCCTTGGTTTCCCTTGGTCGACGATCCACTTCTTCAACTCATGCTTTTATAtagtttagttttaaaaaagggaatttgactattacaaattaaaaactaaaaaaatggagaaatcgCACaaattgtccttcaaatgggttggtatttaatttttgcctttagcaattaattttaggaataatttcaataatatacaatccagcataaaatattatatccacgtagttatatttttaatttacatctgtatagccaacttttttttacaatagtgtttatacacacgatatacaacattatacacttaCTGTAAATAATGTGTCGATCttatataaaagagtataatAATGTATACAGGATTATTTTgggtaatattaaaaatatgagtcatttcaggtaaatattttttccaaatgGACATAGGCtgctatttttcctaaattttatGCCTAGTGGCCATAAGTTTTTAATGGTGCGAAacataacttgtgagatattatgatgcaaaaatataaatttataccccagaatttttattttttttagggacaaaaattaaacagTAACACAAAATAAGGGCATAAGTGACAATGAGCCTAAAAAAATGTGGAGAAAGTTTTGGTAGGACCTACGGCACACATGTGGAtccccacctttttttttttttttttacatgactAGGTGTTAGACGTatggtataagttttaaatcttttggttttatgatttctttagcagtttttgttttcaatttaaatcgttatttcttttttcccgaacttctcttctttacatgatctctaagcgtacctttaccattttctgaacttattatcattatttaaatatctttttttttctgttgcaattgtctcctacttcttcacgtggaccccatcttaactttttttgtttttttgcaattgtctcttAATTCTTCCCGCCGACCCcgccttaatttttttaatctttactattatagaagagtgagctccaccttaaattttttttttcattcctattattatagaagattgggCTCcaccttattttatttttttaacttttattttttacaatttttctaCTATTAAAGATGATTGgggcccaccttttttttttattattattagtgactgacgacgaagcatgAGTTTATAGTAGAAAAATATAGTGACCATTTTAATTTTTAGCCGGTCAAGAGAATACGTACCACCAACTACTTAATTTTGTTGTAGAGACGTGGCTTTTGGATCAATGATTAAATGAAGCAGATATAATTTATAGGATTGCTTTTCAAAATGAACTGTACTCCCCTTCGTATCAAATTTTGTTTTACACGCCCTTAAAAAATActtcctctttttatttttacttgtcctgtATAATAAAAGTAGTTTTTCATTTTAACTTGTTCAgcttgaaaaatcaagagataatttatcatttcatGCCTATTTTACCTTATCATTAATTattgctttgaaaatttcaaggaaTTCTTAGTGGCAACACAACTTTCAAAGTATGTTTTATTAATTTCAATCATTAGATGACTTACTAATAATTAggggtgatatagtaaaattgtcatttattTATGGCTCCTTAAGGAGTGTGTCAGCAAATACAGGACGAGGAACAATGGacgagggagtattaattaggAGGGGTAAATGACTagttttacccttatttatgtctaagtaaTAATCTCTCTCCATTAATGGCAAAATTCCACTCACTAAAGATAAAAtggggaaaaaataattaattgtgccTTGTATTTCgaaaacgataaataatttgagaaaactatttttagtaaccacgacagataatttgagtCGGAGTGAGTAGTACTATTAGGTGCTATTTAATTAACTGTTTCTAATTATTATtagaattttcattttttgttagGTGCAAGCTTATAGTCTCCTGATTAGGAATGGCATCGTGTAGGGATGGGAGGTAGGGAGAGTGAAGCCTTAATGGAGAGAAATATTTAATCCTTTTCTATTCTAAGATCATTTACTTCTGCAATCTCCATTCATTTCCTTTCAATTAATGTCATCAATTCGTGAATTACAAGTGTTTATTACAAATTGAAACCTTACTTTTCTCGTATTAAAGAAACATATAACTATGTAcagaaaataataacaacatacccagtgaaatcccacaatatAGGGTCTAaagagggtaaagtgtacgcagacatTACCCTTACCACGCAAGATAGGGAGACTATTTTCGAAAAACCTTCAGCTCAAGAGAAAGCATGGCAAAAATGGTTAGATAATACAAGCAATTAGTAGTACgggaatgaaataataaaagcGAAAAATCATGGTACAACAAACTGAAAAAAAAGGGGTCGTAGCTATCACAGatgaataatttaaaaaaaaaaatcgaagtaCGAGAAATAATAGATTGTAGCATAAAacaaaggacaagaaactatGGGGCAAAACTACGACTACTAGTGAAAAAGGGTAAGCGGGACTACCTACTAGTGTTCTACCCTAATCTacgtcctccacaacctcctatctaaggtcatgtcctcggaaAGCTGgaactgcgccatgtcctgtctaatcacctctctccaatacttcttcggcccacctctacctctcctgaaaccgtctatagccaacctctcacacctctgCACTGGAGCATcagtgtctctcctcttcacatgcccaaaccatcgcAACCTcacttcccgcatcttgtcctccattgaggccactcccaccttgtcctgGATATCTTCACtcctaatcctatctctcctagtgtGCCACACACCCATCGCAAAGATTCTCATTTCCGCAattttcatcttctgaacatgaAACTATGTACAAAAATAAACACCATACACTCCCTCCGTCACATATTATTTGACCACTTTGCCTTTTGCACTCCCcttagaaatcataaataaaagatgtattttcCTACCTTaccctatctctctccaataaatatatTCTAATCAGTATTGACTATTTTTAAGAACATTTAATACTAAAGGTAAGATGGAAAAGATttcattaattttatcttgattttataaatgaacaagtaactTGAGACAAGAAATAAATGTCATAAGTTTATCTATCGGACACTTTTATTGTAGTAAGTGAAGATTTGAAAAAGTAGTATTTATTATCTTCGTGATTTCCTAAATCTAACACTTATTTTGACCAAATCAATTTGGTTAAAACAACACTTATTTCGGATCAAAGgaagttttttcaaaaaattaatatatttaggGAAATGTTAATTAAGTgagatatttaaaaatatatatatattttacttatGTGATTCAAGCTATATTAAAAATCTTTCCAAGGAGGGTGGAAAATTTTAATACTATAATAAGAACGCTCATAAGGTAGCGTGGAGTATTAatgtttttccttcactttcaaTCAGAGATATCAAGTTCGAGttgtgaaaatgaaaaaaatatcttaataGGGAGTGTTTCTTCACGTAGAAGCAGAGTTAGAATTTTTAATTTCTGAGTTTTGAATCATAATATTTATTACTTAGTGGATTTTGGATATATTATTTATACACAAGGGAGCCCTATACacaataaatgaatttttaacAAAGATACGAGATTTGAGCCAAAGTTATTGAGTTCTACTGCCATAATCATAGTTATGGCTTCACGCCCAATAACAAGGATTCAAATTAATTGTGATTCCAAAGCGAATATCAACCAACCAAcagataagaaataaaaaaaaaaatcaacattttgaaacaacacacacacacaaaaaaaaaaacaaaaaaaaaaagtttcgtAAGTTATTGAAttctatatttccataattactgTTATTGCTTTGCGCCCGACAacacaaatttaaattaattgggATCCGTGAATATCAACCAACCAACCAACGGATAAGAAAAAGTGTCAACCTtttgaaacaaacaaaaaaagagttTCCTAAGTTATTGGGTCGTACTACCATAATTACCGTTATGATTTCGCGTCCGACAatacaaatttaaattaaatgaGATCCCGCGAATATCAACCAACCAACggataagaaataaaaaaaaaaaactatcaacCTTTTGAAAcaacacccaaaaaaaaaaaagagttttttaaGTTATTGGATTCTACTGCCATAATTACCGTTATTGCTTTGCGCCCGACAACACGAATTTAATTTAACTGGGATCCCGCGGATATCAATCAACCAACGGATAAGAAAAAGTGTCAACCTTTTGAATcaacataaaaaaaagaatttcctAAGTTATTGAATCCTACTACCATAATTACCGTTATGGTTTCGCGTCCGACatacaaatttaaattaaatgaGACCCCACAAATATCAACCAACCAACGgataagaaattttaaaaaaaaaacaatcaacTTTTTTAAACAACACAAGAAAAATAGAGTTTCCTAAACTATTGGGTCCTACTACCATAATGGCGGTTATGATTTCGCGCCCGACAACAcgaatttaaattaattgggATCCCGCGAATATCAACCAACCAACGgataagaaattaaaaaaaaaaatgtcaaccTTTTGAAACAACAGAAAAAAGAGTTTTCTAAGTTATTGAGTCCTACTACCATAATCACCGTTATGATTTCGCGCCCGacaatacaaatttaattaattggGATCCCGCAAATATCAACCAACCattggaaaagaaataaaaaagaatgtcaaccttttgaaacaacaacaaaaaaaaaaatagtttcttaaGTTATTTGGGTCCTACTACCATAATTACCGTTATGGTTTCGCGTCCGACAATACGAATTTAAATTAAATGAGATCCCGCGAATCTCAACCAACCATCGGgtagaaaatttaaaaactatCAATCTTTTGaaacaagacaaaaaaaagAGTTTCGTAAGTTATTAAATTCAACTGCCATAATTACCGTTATGGCTTCGCGCCCGACAACACCAATTTAAACTAATTGGGATCTCGTGAATATCAACCAATCAACAGAtaagagattaaaaaaatgtcaACCTTTTGAAACaatagaaggaaaaaagagtttCCTAAGTTATTGGGTCCTGCTACCATAATTACCGTTATGGTTTCGCGCCCGACAATActtatttaaattaattgggATCCTGCGAATATCAACCAACCAACggataagaaataaaaataatatcaacCTTTTGAAACAacagaaaaaaatagtttcctaAGTTAGTGGGTCCTATTATATTATTACCGTTATGGTTTCGCGccaaacaatacaaatttaaattaatagGGATCCGGCGAATATCAACCAACCAACagataagaaatttaaaaaatatattaaccttttgaaaaagaaaaaaaagttgtgTATAGTCCAATAATTTCTCTTTTGGCTTCTCGACCTAAAGCCTCGACCATGAGTGAGTCATGTGGCCTATCTAACTGACTAAAGCGATCTCTGATGAAGTTTTCATGAGAATTACGAACTAGCATGTCGATTCCTGCTATTCCTGAAGTAAAGATTAAAAGAAGCATCAATTTTGCATTTAAGAATATTTTCATGAGGAGGAAATCATTTAATTTCAAAGCCAGTTCCCGCTGCCGTAGGGTTGGAGGTTGCCTTTCTTGCGTTAGTCCAATCCTATcaaaacgggattggagatctTTTCTGTATATTAAATAAATTGTTTAACACAAATTCGGGGGATTGAGGGCAGTTTTCCGACCACCGAACATGTTATCGAATTAATTGTGATACGAATGAAAAAGCATGCTACAAAATATAGGGTCGAGTCTGACATAAGGAGTGTGATCCACTCTATAAAGAATGAATTCCTGAAACAACTCTAAGATAAACTCCATCTTAATCTACCCTACAAGATTTGATCCAAAATTATTCAGTCAAATCGTAGTCACCATCATAGCTCTGTTCCTGAACGAATTAATCAGAACCTCAAAACGAATAATGAATACCGAATAGTGAAACGGAAtgataaacaaaaaaaacatcaaatttttggaacaacaCAAGAAAAATGTTTGATAAAGTATAATAGTACGTTACAATAATTACTCTTTTGGACACAAAATGAACGTGTTGCATGTTGGCCCGGAATTTTATACGGTTATCTCCACTGtaacataattaaattattcCTTAAACATATACTCTCTTATTTCCAAAACTTAGTGAGCAAAATAGGAACAACAGAAGCAGAGTCCTTAATATTTTTTCCTCTTACTTAGTAAGCAAATTTATGAAAGAGAAAACATCTAATCCGACATTTTCGCGATTGAATAGACGCCATTGGATTAAGTTAACccattttgttaatttatttattatgtatataaaccCCTGTTAATTGAGAAAACTGAGAGAGTGTAACTGGTAACCccttttctatattttgtaTCGCTTAAAACTTTCACTCTTCAAGCATCAATGGCGGCTGAAAATGAGCGAATTTTGaggaaaagaaagcaaaatgttGATAAACATACACATCGGAAATTGGGTGTTGATCAAAAAGTTGAGGTAATTAAAATGGCtctgtttttatatttttttttattttgattcatttctttttttggttaatcTAAACATGTTGTATGAGGAGAGGAACATCTGAATTTTGTTATCTGTTCTGATATGATTTCACCATTTTTGGAAATTCTATTTAGATATGTGGAAAGAATAGTTCTGATCAATTTTTTCTATAAGAAGCggttaagaagaaaaaagtttGATTCTTTGAGTGTAACATGTGGCagagggatttttttttttttttttttttatttttttttataaattccGGAATTGGGTTTTGATAACTTTTTTGACTGAATTATTGATTTTTAGGTTTCAGTGGTTAAAAATTTTACTAGATTTTTTAAGTTGATTTAATCACATTGTgttatctatgttttgttgATGTACATTTGTATATGTAAATTTCTAATTAGGCATAAAATTGACTATACAGTGGATAGCAGCCTATTGAAAGTGGGTTTGTTGTTTAATGTTCATGAAGTGAAAGGACAAGGAATTATCagatttttagattttttttttcaatcattttttttttttgggttaatcCAAAATGTCGTACGAGTAGCGAAACATCTGAATTCTGTTATGTGATTTCACCATTTTTGGAAATTCAATTTAGGTATTTGGAAATaatttgtaagaaaaaaaaaagtttgattcTTTGAGTATAAAGTGTGGCAGAGGGAAAGTTTTGGTTTTGTTGATTCTGGGCTTTGGGTTTTGATAACATTTTTGACTGAATTATTGATCCTTAAGTTTTACTGGTTAAAACTTTTACCAAAGACAGATTTTTTAAGTTGATTTACCCACATTGTGTTATCTATGCTTTTTTGTTGATGTACATTTGTATATGTAGTTACTAATTAGGCATAAAATTGACTATACAGTGGATAGCAGCCTGTTGAAAGTGGGTTTTTTGTTTAATGCTCAAATTAGATATGTGGAAAGAATACTTCTGATCACATTTTCTATAAatggttaagaaaaaaaaagtttgattcTTTGAGGAGTATTAATTTATATGGAGTGTAATGTGGCAGAGGGAATTTTTCGTTTTGTTCATAAGGTTTTGTTGATTCtgggttttttgtttttgactgAATTGTTGATCTTTAGGTTTCAGTGGTTAAAACGTTTCCCAAACATAGAATTTGTAAGTTGATTTCCTCACATTGTgttatctatgttttgttgATGTACATTTGTAATTTTGTATATGTAAGTTGCTAATTAGGCATAAAATTGACTATACAATGGGTAGCAACCTGTTGCAAGTGGGTTTTTTTGTTTAATGTTCATGAAGTGAAGGGCCGGGAATTATTAGATAAAATTAGTATAAATGTTTGGGGTTCATTGTGCATATAAAGCTCAATTTCAGCATAATTGAGGAAAATATCAGGGAGTACCATGGACTGGTTTAATGTTTCCCTTCCAATTGTTAGTTCAATGCCATAATTTGTCTTGGGTATTTTAAAGGCTATAAAGTGGATGGCATGGGTGAAGAATGTTTTTTCCTCTTACCCTTTTTCCGCTCTTTAATTATGGAGAGTTTAGGCGGGGAACAGTGATATGTCCAGTGTTGTCAAAcgcgcgcttaagccctgaagcgaggggCAAACCAAGTCGCCTCGCTTAATGTGCACTTCAGTGacatcatcaaggctctaagacatttTTCCTTGCCAATGCGAGTCTCCTGAATAGGAAACACTAAACATTTGTtattttcactttatcgtaaaaaaaaattcaatttctttgtccatatatatttgttattcttacttattattattagtcttggatcaaacacatatattcaaatttttttctccatttgcgcctttttcattaaagcccatgCTTTATTTGTGCTTTGCACTTAAAGCCCCGATGGACCTTAGACTTTTTTTGCGCTTCTCGCATTTGGTAAATGTTTTTCTAATGCATTGTGATTTATGCAGGTGAGGAGCGATGAAGATGGGTTTttgggttcgtggcacctggGTACTGTGATTAGTTGTGCTGATTTGATTCGTCGAGTTAAATACGATCACCTTCTGTCAGAAGATGGTTCTGGCAACTTGGTAGAATCTGTAAGTGTTTCTCCTATGGTTGATGGGGTAATTCCTGCTGATCAAAATCCAGTTCACAGTCGTGGTGTGATTAGGCCTTCGCCACCTCCACATGAATTTGGAAAATGGCCTTTAACATATGGACTGTGTGTAGATTTCTATTACCAGGATGCCTGGTGGGAAGGTGTGATTTTTCATCGTGAAGAAGGGGACAAGGAGCGAAGAATTTTCTTTCCAGAAATGGGTGATGAGATGATGGCTCCAGTGGACAAGCTTCGAATAAGTCAAGATTGGGATGAGGTTACAGAAGAATGGGAGCCTCGTGGTTCTTGGATTTTCCTTGAATTGATTGAGGAGATTGAGCAGATACACCCGCGCTTAATCTCAGTCAAACAAATCTGGTATGAAGTGCAGCTAAAGCCTGATTATGATGAAGTTCTCAAGCAGTGGTGGACGTCTTCTTCAATAGatatttggaggaaattggtgAAGGAAGTTGTGCATGATAATATGAAGTTAACtatcaaacaatttttttctgaACTGAACTCCTCAAAGGTCTTTGTAGAGGGAGGCCAATTGCTGGAATTTTCAGAACCTGCCCTTGAAATGTATATTGATAACTCGATTGCACCCTTTACTGAATCCGGTTGCAAATTAGATAGTCCGGCTGTGCTTCCTATGGATCAGGATGATGTTTCCCATCCTCAACCTGTTGAAAAGCAATCTGTTTCAGACGGTTTTGCCCCTGCCACAAAGGAAGTTCAACTGTGCGGTAATGGTGATTGTTGGTCAATTCCTCCTAGTCAAAAAGAAGATTCATCTGTGCCTCCGCCTAGTGATGACGTTGCTGGTATTTTGTCCAGTACCAAGAGAAAACCACCGACTTTCGCGAATTCTAAGCCTCGCAGGGGGAGACCTCCTACAAAGAAGAACTCAGAAGCAATTGCTAAGTATATGTCATCTATGTCCTcgatgaaaaaatttaagaagcCGCCTAATGATGACATTGCTGGTATTTTTTCCAGTAGCAAGAGTGAACCACCGACTTTTAAGCCTCGCAGGGGGAGACCTCCTACAAAGAAGAAGAATCCCGAAGCAATTGTTAAGTATATGTCATCTATGACCTCGATGAAAAACTTTAAGAAGCCACCTAGTGATGACATTGCTGGTATTTTGTCCAGTAGCAAGAGTGAACCACCGACTTCTAAGCCTCGCAGGGGGAGACCTCctacaaagaagaagaaatccgAGGGGCAGAACCTGGTCGGTGAACCTGACTCTTGTCCAGAAGCATTAATTGCTAAGTATATGCCAGATAAATCCTCggtgaaaaaatttaagaagcaTCTCTTACATTTGGGCTGGAAATTTGAACTCATAATGGACTGTGGCATCATAAAGAAAAATTACGTTACTCCTGATGGAAAGGTATTAGGGTCACTTACCCAAGTTTGCCAGGTGTTGGAAGAGTCAAAAGCTTGTCGGCCCGTTCCCCCAGTTGAACAAAGTAGTTTACATGAGTCAACTTATAACTCCATCCAGTCTCCTCCTAGCATGGAAGGACCACAAACATGCAGAGAGGTGCCTGAGTTGCCATCTACTTCTACTGAAGAAACAATTATTGATCCTGAAATCAGTCGTCAAGCTGTAATTGATTACTGTTCACCGAGATCTCAAGAAAAAGGTGCCTATCAGAAGTTGTATAAACTTGGGGTGAAGATAGGGGATACTACCCTAAAAGCTAAGAAATACCTAGCTGCAACTGGATGGAAATTCTATACTGTTGGGAAGAAAGACAAGCAATTGCGTTTCCGCTCCCCGGAAGGTAAACTTTTTATCTCTTTCCGAAAGGCTTGCATATGGTGCATAAAAAAGTGGGAATCCGAAAGCCAATTACCAGAGCATGACCCCCTGTTAAGAGAAAAAGAACCCCTTCAAAATGGTAAAAGCAGATTGTATAACATGACCAAaccaagaaagaagagaaaacatgGCGATGTAAGAGATATTCATACTGGTGGCTTGCCAGGGAAAAAATCCAGGCCTTCACTCAAAAAAGGAGATGGTATAGGATCTAATTCTTCAGCCTGTGTGATGCGATCAAGTAAAAGAGCTCGGAAGGCGGCTCCTTCTTCCTCTAATCAAACAGCTCGAACAGTTTTATCTTGGTTGATAGACAATAATGTGGTCCTGCCACGTGCTAAGGTACAATATTGCGGAAAGAAGTATGGTAATCCAATGGCAGAAGGGCGGATAACTCGTGAAGGAATCAAATGCAATTGCTGCCAAAAGATATTTGGTCTTCGTAACTTTGAAGCTCATGCTGGGAGCAGTTGTCACAGACCTTCAGCAAATATATTTTTGGAGGATGGAAGGTCTCTTCTTGAGTGTCAAATGCAGTTGAAACGCAAACAGAGTGTAAACAACACCACGAAAGAACCATGTGCAGTAGAAAAGGGTAGTCGTTTTAGCACAAATGACTATATATGTTCTGTGTGTCATTATGGCGGTGAATTAATTCTCTGTGATGAATGCCCTTCTTCATTTCACCGTGATTGCCTTGGGATCAAGGTATCACTTTCTTACTGTTATATTGTACTTCGTTTTGTTAATCCTCAATCAGAAAGCTAAAATCTTGCATCCAATTGCTTAAACAGGAGGTTCCAGAAGGTGACTGGTTTTGTCCATCATGCTGTTGTAAAGTGTGTGGTGAGAGCAGATTTGATACAAACAGAAACCACTTTACAGATAACTCCGTTCTCATTTGTTGCCAGTGTGACCATAAGTGTGAGTAGCTGTTTGATCTTTCTCATATGTTCCAACAACATATTGTAATCTTTCTAGTGACATTTTTGTGCTCAGGTATATAGaattgtgtgtatatgtgtgcaCACATATCTCCGTATAGGTACTTCTTTATTGATTAAGATTTGATTCGATGCAGATCATGCTCGGTGCTTGAGAAGCAAGGGTCCTGGAAAGCTGGATAATTATCCTGAAGGAAATTGGTTCTGCAACAAGAGTTGTGAGCTGGTAGTTGAAGCATGCTTTCCTTACACAACATTTTTTGCTAAGAAGTTTATAAAATGCAATATTTAATGCCTGAGAAACATAGTGATTACATGCTTAACTAGtgctttttttccattttcagtGGATTTTAACTATGTGAGAAATTTTATTagagacaattttttttttttttttttgcagataTTTTTGGGCATGCGTCATCTTTTGGGAAAGCCAGTTATAGTGGGTGATGATAACCTAACTTGGACATTGTTGAAATATATAGAACCTGATGATTCTGGTTCTGATATTGTGGGTTATGAGTCCAGCGTGGAGAATTATAGCAGACTTAGTGTTGCTTTGAATGTGATGCATGAATGTTTTGAACCAGTCGAAGAACCTCACACCAGTAGAGATATTGTAGAAGATGTTATCTTTAGTAGATGGTAAGATTCAGATTTTACCATCTAGACACGTAATATGCTTTAATTgcctttattaaaaaaatgatcGGGCATTAATTATTTCAGCTAACGACAAACAAAATCTGAAACTGCAGGTCAGAGTTAAACCGCTTAAATTTTCAAGGTTTTTACACTGTGCTGTTGGAAAGAAATGACGAACTGATTACAGTAGCGACTGTAaggtatgttatatatatattctttgagCAAATTAAAACTAGTTCTGTACTCTTCCTTGTAAACTTTTCCATAATTCTAAAAGTAATAAACAAAATTTTGATACAAATATGTATACTTTTACTGTCATTTCAAAGGGTTTATGGAGAAAAGGTGGCAGAGATCCCTCTTGTTGCAACACAATTTCAGCACCGCCGACTTGGAATGTGTCGCATTTTAATCAAGGAGCTCGAAAAGGTATGCATCTCTTCTTCAGTTCAGCTTTGCGGGGTGGTGGTATACCAAAGGAACAGGTCTAAAAAAAGCCCGAGTATGTTCTTTCTGGTGCAGGGACGTTCATGAAAGctatataaagtataaaaagtCTTGttgttttttggaaaaaatagtTATAGGTTTCTTTCCTCGACCAGGGCTGCGGATTCAAGAATTTTCGGCTATGTATTTAAGCTGGTGACAATGACAATGGTTAGCGATCCCAATGAGGGGTTGCTGATGTACATTTTGTAGGAAAAGATTTTCTGGTATTTGGAAATGTTTGTTATCTCATAGTAGGCATATTTGTCATGTGATTTGCATTGATCCTAATAAATTTGACTTAGTTTGCTGGGCAGTCAGCTGAATTAAATGCTTGATTTGAAGAATGATCAAGTAGTCTATAACCCAGAGAATTAGTGATATCGTGCAGGCAGATGATAATTTTGAGTGTTTAATCATTTAATCCCAGTGTACTTATTAACTGTTTCTGTTTTTTTCTCATTGTGAGTTTGTTTCTCTC
This window harbors:
- the LOC132052918 gene encoding uncharacterized protein LOC132052918 isoform X3; translation: MAAENERILRKRKQNVDKHTHRKLGVDQKVEVRSDEDGFLGSWHLGTVISCADLIRRVKYDHLLSEDGSGNLVESVSVSPMVDGVIPADQNPVHSRGVIRPSPPPHEFGKWPLTYGLCVDFYYQDAWWEGVIFHREEGDKERRIFFPEMGDEMMAPVDKLRISQDWDEVTEEWEPRGSWIFLELIEEIEQIHPRLISVKQIWYEVQLKPDYDEVLKQWWTSSSIDIWRKLVKEVVHDNMKLTIKQFFSELNSSKVFVEGGQLLEFSEPALEMYIDNSIAPFTESGCKLDSPAVLPMDQDDVSHPQPVEKQSVSDGFAPATKEVQLCGNGDCWSIPPSQKEDSSVPPPSDDVAGILSSTKRKPPTFANSKPRRGRPPTKKNSEAIAKYMSSMSSMKKFKKPPNDDIAGIFSSSKSEPPTFKPRRGRPPTKKKNPEAIVKYMSSMTSMKNFKKPPSDDIAGILSSSKSEPPTSKPRRGRPPTKKKKSEGQNLVGEPDSCPEALIAKYMPDKSSVKKFKKHLLHLGWKFELIMDCGIIKKNYVTPDGKVLGSLTQVCQVLEESKACRPVPPVEQSSLHESTYNSIQSPPSMEGPQTCREVPELPSTSTEETIIDPEISRQAVIDYCSPRSQEKGAYQKLYKLGVKIGDTTLKAKKYLAATGWKFYTVGKKDKQLRFRSPEGKLFISFRKACIWCIKKWESESQLPEHDPLLREKEPLQNGKSRLYNMTKPRKKRKHGDVRDIHTGGLPGKKSRPSLKKGDGIGSNSSACVMRSSKRARKAAPSSSNQTARTVLSWLIDNNVVLPRAKVQYCGKKYGNPMAEGRITREGIKCNCCQKIFGLRNFEAHAGSSCHRPSANIFLEDGRSLLECQMQLKRKQSVNNTTKEPCAVEKGSRFSTNDYICSVCHYGGELILCDECPSSFHRDCLGIKEVPEGDWFCPSCCCKVCGESRFDTNRNHFTDNSVLICCQCDHKYHARCLRSKGPGKLDNYPEGNWFCNKSCELIFLGMRHLLGKPVIVGDDNLTWTLLKYIEPDDSGSDIVGYESSVENYSRLSVALNVMHECFEPVEEPHTSRDIVEDVIFSRWSELNRLNFQGFYTVLLERNDELITVATVRVYGEKVAEIPLVATQFQHRRLGMCRILIKELEKKLMELGVERLVLPAVPAVLNTWTASFGFSVVKESERVNFLDYTFLDFQGTIMCQKILQKTASPSVISSVLTEAEQTHFDNTNSKDNVELDDNTAVSEVDQGSMHR